In one Corallococcus sp. EGB genomic region, the following are encoded:
- a CDS encoding zf-TFIIB domain-containing protein gives MQACPFCQTTMRSTYSRGLVRDECEACGAAWFEEEMLAKVVGAPTLAEVFEQAKGRPGRCKGCEASLQYVPGCPSCGRQAPTCPTCGNAPLPMVELRDVAVDVCGKCRGVALDAEELARLQKAAEPEPRPPAADFEHEYDPKQSLNLLPKVRVGDVPACVACGRRMDVRYGFVWEERLYCGSCAPEGSAPYTDELTKARPSEAYGRRARHLNTSAAESAVVWFLSKIFK, from the coding sequence ATGCAGGCGTGCCCCTTCTGCCAGACGACGATGCGCAGCACCTACTCCCGGGGGCTGGTGCGCGACGAGTGCGAGGCCTGCGGGGCCGCGTGGTTCGAGGAGGAGATGCTGGCGAAGGTCGTCGGCGCGCCCACGCTGGCGGAGGTGTTCGAGCAGGCGAAGGGCAGGCCCGGGCGCTGCAAGGGCTGTGAGGCGTCGCTCCAGTACGTCCCGGGCTGTCCCTCCTGCGGGCGTCAGGCGCCCACCTGTCCCACGTGCGGCAACGCGCCGCTGCCCATGGTGGAGCTGCGGGACGTGGCGGTGGACGTCTGCGGGAAGTGCCGGGGCGTGGCCCTGGACGCGGAGGAGCTGGCCCGGCTCCAGAAGGCCGCGGAGCCGGAGCCACGGCCGCCCGCCGCGGACTTCGAGCACGAGTACGACCCCAAGCAGAGCCTGAACCTGTTGCCCAAGGTGCGCGTGGGGGACGTGCCGGCCTGCGTGGCGTGTGGCCGGCGGATGGACGTGCGCTACGGGTTCGTCTGGGAGGAGCGGCTGTACTGCGGAAGCTGCGCGCCGGAGGGCTCCGCGCCATACACGGACGAGCTGACCAAGGCCCGGCCCAGCGAAGCCTATGGCCGCCGCGCCCGGCACCTGAACACCAGCGCCGCGGAGTCCGCGGTCGTGTGGTTCCTGTCGAAGATCTTCAAGTAA
- a CDS encoding ATP-binding protein has protein sequence MDIRTQSALLASIIGLALGVSMLLRPGRPRVLTLYSVFTLTVAGYYLSLFFHSIFPAQDYRWVSRIALGATVLAVSLVPGAAVAFFLEFLGVSKGAHQVGRRLALLSGVLGLTVAVTPLADKAWARVALGAWVLGALSTSVSLLVHRVRTTESRIEQFRLAYLAIGAGAAVLFNGLDFLSRFDIPFPTLGPVFATLYLFFLAQTLLRLRLMDLHELLGKIASQTVLAVILASVFTVLTAWVDENTSLFVFNTVVAAFVILILLDPLRTKVEEMVVRIFFRERFALLGTLGALRVRMASVIEISELARVVLDALHETGRVTHASVYLMAEDRPGYRLLDSRGPPPVPLLDTAAARGVLFAVASGQKAVLLENIERRISVMRVQAVEGKRFRDELKRLNDTRAALLQMKAGISVPLMGNDRVIGFLNLWDERVPEAYASDEIALILEVSERMATVLENSKLYEKIRERDRLAALGEMAAGLAHEIRNPLGAIKGAAQCLDPKRLPGEEGEFLDVIVEEVNRLNGVVTAFLDYSRPLKQNFGPTDLNEVVTRTMRLIQNDMPATAELAVELDLRLPRAEADAEQLKQVLINLVQNAVQAMGPQPGRITVRTEKPERFGDFRSAGGEFVEVRVSDTGPGIPADQQPHIFVPFFTTKQKGTGLGLAISQRIVKNHGGSISVQSKMSEGTTFIIRLPALPSEPTEGALPDGTPAPPTRPSQPALPVPEELRDPAPAPKAPEPKPKKEKRRRAS, from the coding sequence ATGGATATCCGCACACAAAGCGCACTGCTCGCTTCCATCATCGGTCTGGCGCTGGGCGTGTCCATGTTGTTGCGGCCCGGACGACCTCGGGTCCTCACGCTGTACTCCGTCTTCACCCTGACGGTCGCCGGCTACTACCTCAGCCTCTTCTTCCACAGCATCTTCCCCGCCCAGGACTACCGCTGGGTGTCCCGCATCGCCCTCGGGGCGACGGTGCTCGCCGTCTCCCTGGTGCCCGGGGCGGCGGTCGCCTTCTTCCTTGAGTTCCTGGGGGTCAGCAAAGGGGCCCACCAGGTCGGCCGGCGGCTCGCCCTCCTGTCTGGCGTGCTGGGGCTCACCGTCGCCGTTACACCGTTGGCGGACAAAGCATGGGCGCGGGTGGCGCTGGGCGCCTGGGTGCTGGGCGCGCTGTCCACTTCGGTGTCCCTGCTGGTGCACCGGGTGCGCACGACGGAGTCGCGCATCGAGCAGTTCCGGCTGGCGTACCTGGCGATTGGGGCGGGCGCGGCGGTGCTGTTCAACGGGTTGGACTTCCTGTCGCGCTTCGACATCCCGTTCCCCACGCTGGGGCCGGTCTTCGCGACGCTCTACCTGTTCTTCCTCGCGCAGACGCTGTTGCGCCTGCGGTTGATGGACCTGCACGAGCTGTTGGGCAAGATCGCCTCGCAGACGGTACTGGCGGTCATCCTGGCCTCGGTCTTCACCGTGCTCACCGCGTGGGTGGACGAGAACACGTCGCTGTTCGTCTTCAACACGGTGGTGGCCGCGTTCGTCATCCTCATCCTGTTGGATCCGCTGCGCACCAAGGTGGAGGAGATGGTGGTGCGCATCTTCTTCCGCGAGCGCTTCGCGCTGCTGGGCACGCTGGGCGCCCTGCGCGTGCGGATGGCGTCCGTCATCGAGATTTCAGAGCTGGCGCGCGTGGTGCTGGACGCGCTGCACGAGACGGGGCGCGTGACGCACGCGTCGGTGTACCTGATGGCGGAGGACCGGCCCGGGTACCGGCTCCTGGACTCGCGAGGCCCCCCGCCGGTGCCGCTCTTGGACACGGCGGCGGCGCGCGGCGTGCTCTTCGCGGTGGCCAGCGGGCAGAAGGCGGTGCTGCTGGAGAACATCGAGCGGCGCATCTCCGTGATGCGGGTGCAGGCGGTGGAGGGCAAGCGCTTCCGGGACGAACTGAAGCGGCTCAACGACACGCGCGCCGCGCTGCTCCAGATGAAGGCCGGCATCAGCGTGCCGCTGATGGGCAACGACCGCGTCATCGGCTTCTTGAACCTGTGGGACGAACGGGTGCCGGAGGCCTACGCGTCGGATGAAATCGCGCTCATCCTGGAGGTCTCCGAGCGGATGGCGACGGTGCTGGAGAACTCCAAGCTGTACGAGAAGATCCGCGAGCGCGACCGCCTGGCGGCGCTGGGCGAGATGGCGGCCGGCCTGGCGCACGAAATCCGCAACCCGCTGGGTGCCATCAAGGGCGCGGCGCAGTGCCTGGATCCCAAGCGGCTGCCGGGGGAGGAAGGCGAGTTCCTGGACGTCATCGTGGAGGAGGTCAACCGCCTCAACGGCGTGGTGACGGCGTTCCTGGACTACTCGCGTCCGCTGAAGCAGAACTTCGGGCCCACCGACCTCAACGAGGTGGTGACGCGCACGATGCGGCTCATCCAGAACGACATGCCGGCCACGGCGGAGCTGGCGGTGGAGCTGGATCTGCGCCTGCCGCGCGCGGAGGCAGACGCGGAGCAGCTCAAGCAGGTGCTGATCAACCTGGTGCAGAACGCGGTGCAGGCGATGGGGCCGCAGCCGGGCCGCATCACGGTGCGCACGGAGAAGCCGGAGCGCTTCGGCGACTTCCGCAGCGCGGGCGGCGAGTTCGTGGAGGTGCGCGTCTCCGACACGGGCCCGGGCATCCCGGCGGATCAGCAGCCGCACATCTTCGTGCCCTTCTTCACGACGAAGCAGAAGGGCACGGGCCTGGGGCTCGCCATCAGCCAGCGCATCGTGAAGAACCACGGCGGCAGCATCAGCGTGCAGAGCAAGATGAGCGAAGGCACCACGTTCATCATCCGCCTGCCGGCGCTGCCCTCCGAGCCGACGGAAGGCGCGCTGCCGGACGGCACGCCCGCGCCGCCCACGCGCCCCTCCCAGCCCGCCCTCCCCGTCCCGGAGGAGCTGCGCGACCCCGCGCCCGCCCCGAAGGCGCCGGAGCCCAAGCCGAAGAAGGAGAAGCGCCGCCGCGCGAGCTGA